Proteins encoded by one window of Elusimicrobiota bacterium:
- the dfrA gene encoding Dihydrofolate reductase → MTDDRVIGRDNQLPWHLSEDLVRFKKITSGHPIVMGRKTYESIGKPLPGRRNIVVTRSETMKIEGADTVHSLKEALQLAGEGETFVIGGATLFKEALPIADKLYMTLIHHDVPGDVHFPDFDLKKEFQVVEETHHQSAKGEKMNFSFITALRR, encoded by the coding sequence ATGACCGACGACCGGGTCATCGGACGAGACAATCAACTGCCCTGGCATCTCTCGGAAGATCTGGTTCGTTTTAAAAAGATCACCTCCGGCCATCCCATTGTGATGGGCCGCAAAACCTATGAATCTATTGGAAAACCGCTCCCCGGCAGGAGGAACATCGTGGTGACACGAAGTGAGACCATGAAAATTGAAGGGGCCGATACTGTTCATAGCTTGAAAGAAGCTCTTCAATTGGCGGGAGAAGGTGAAACTTTCGTTATTGGTGGCGCGACGCTATTCAAAGAAGCTTTACCAATCGCAGATAAGCTCTATATGACATTGATTCACCATGACGTTCCTGGGGATGTTCATTTTCCTGATTTCGATCTCAAAAAAGAATTCCAGGTGGTTGAAGAGACGCACCACCAAAGCGCCAAGGGGGAAAAAATGAACTTTTCTTTCATAACCGCCCTCCGGCGCTAA
- the dmpP gene encoding Phenol hydroxylase P5 protein yields the protein MSQEHHARSFDTYETTVEEATLVTPRNIHLRFRLPDGKSIQFKSGQFVQVFVPQPDKPRRTSYSIASAPQNHEFIELCVTLVEGGKSSSYLHSLKPGNKVTFMGPLGKFIQPDPLPRDVVYIATGSGIAPFRSMIYDQLSKKTTKNMYLIFGNRFDDDTIYKSDWEKVASLHKNFTPLFTLSRPTEKWKGEKGYVQEKIQGFVPNLTDKDFYICGLSPMINAVQEKLISLGVPSSQIHFEKYD from the coding sequence GTGAGTCAAGAACATCACGCTCGTTCCTTTGACACTTATGAAACCACCGTGGAGGAGGCCACTTTGGTCACTCCACGCAACATTCATCTTCGTTTTCGATTGCCTGATGGAAAATCGATCCAATTTAAATCCGGGCAATTCGTGCAAGTTTTTGTTCCCCAACCCGACAAACCGCGCCGCACCTCTTACTCCATCGCTTCCGCCCCTCAAAACCATGAATTTATTGAACTCTGTGTGACGTTGGTTGAGGGTGGGAAATCATCCAGCTATCTGCACAGTTTAAAACCAGGCAACAAGGTCACTTTCATGGGGCCCTTGGGAAAATTTATTCAACCCGACCCCTTACCGCGAGACGTGGTCTATATTGCCACCGGCTCTGGTATTGCTCCCTTTCGGAGCATGATTTACGACCAACTGTCGAAAAAAACCACAAAAAATATGTATTTAATTTTTGGAAACCGCTTCGACGATGACACCATCTACAAATCAGATTGGGAAAAAGTGGCCAGCCTGCACAAAAACTTCACACCGCTTTTCACATTGAGTCGACCCACTGAAAAATGGAAAGGGGAAAAAGGTTACGTCCAGGAAAAAATTCAGGGATTCGTCCCCAACCTCACCGACAAAGACTTCTATATCTGTGGTTTATCACCCATGATCAATGCCGTGCAAGAAAAACTGATCTCGCTTGGGGTCCCGTCCAGCCAAATCCATTTCGAAAAATACGATTGA
- the thyA gene encoding Thymidylate synthase: MKQYLTLLNDVLLNGEVRTDRTGTGTRSLFGAQMRFNLAQGFPVLTTKKLHLRSIIHELLWFLKGETNIKYLRDNKVTIWDEWADSEGNLGPVYGSQWRNWGGQGLDQIAELITQIKKNPHSRRHIVSAWNVSDLKKMALPPCHALFQFYVHTDGRLSCQLYQRSADVFLGVPFNIASYALLTMMVAQVCDLKPGDFVHTFGDVHLYLNHVEQAKEQLSRAPRSLPTIKINPEIKSIFDFKFEDFTLENYDPHPAIKAPIAV; this comes from the coding sequence ATGAAACAGTATTTGACCTTATTGAATGATGTTCTCCTGAACGGGGAAGTGCGAACCGACCGAACTGGGACGGGGACGCGGAGTCTCTTTGGCGCTCAGATGCGTTTTAATTTGGCTCAAGGATTCCCTGTTTTAACCACAAAAAAACTCCATTTGAGGTCCATTATTCATGAGCTCTTATGGTTTCTTAAAGGCGAAACCAATATCAAATATTTGCGGGATAACAAGGTGACGATTTGGGACGAGTGGGCTGATTCAGAAGGAAATTTGGGCCCGGTCTATGGTTCTCAGTGGCGAAATTGGGGAGGGCAGGGATTGGATCAGATCGCCGAGTTAATCACTCAAATCAAAAAGAATCCCCATTCTCGGCGGCACATTGTGAGCGCTTGGAATGTGTCGGACCTAAAGAAAATGGCGCTTCCTCCTTGTCACGCTCTCTTTCAATTTTATGTTCACACGGATGGACGCCTTTCTTGCCAACTGTACCAAAGAAGCGCGGATGTATTTTTGGGGGTTCCATTTAACATCGCAAGCTATGCTTTGCTCACGATGATGGTGGCGCAGGTATGTGATCTCAAACCCGGCGATTTTGTTCATACCTTTGGCGATGTCCATCTTTATCTCAACCATGTGGAGCAGGCCAAGGAGCAATTATCGCGCGCGCCCCGATCTTTACCCACGATAAAAATAAACCCCGAGATCAAATCTATTTTTGATTTTAAATTTGAAGATTTTACGCTAGAGAATTACGATCCTCATCCCGCCATTAAAGCCCCCATTGCCGTATGA
- the galS gene encoding HTH-type transcriptional regulator GalS — translation MTRPTSSSKTRVRMRDVAARCGVSISTVSLVLSGDPRIPEDTARAVIQAVKSMEYRPSVLARSLARRTSRTIAVVLPEFAFQRNKPFYYQALQGIHSQTQAAGYKMLVEAANKVFLARRYYLRMLREQSADGLLYLAATINDKFLSDLETEPYPFVLVGASADGVDLPCCKSMDLDGAKMAVQHLIKLGHKSIGHITGSEDISHGRDRRNGYFQQMKDSGFQVKPEWVVQGNFDLAMAEKGALELVKAGVTAIFAANDVMATAALRALRTVGKRVPEDIAVVGMDDLEFSDWSNPRLTTVRYDIRLMAELATKYVIRRAQSPMVSSQLLNDMPAPELIIRESCGAQK, via the coding sequence ATGACCCGTCCCACTTCTTCCTCCAAAACCCGCGTACGAATGCGAGACGTGGCAGCGCGCTGCGGAGTGTCTATTTCAACAGTGTCTTTGGTCCTATCAGGGGATCCGCGAATCCCTGAAGACACGGCCCGAGCCGTCATTCAAGCGGTTAAGTCCATGGAATATCGGCCCAGTGTGTTGGCTCGAAGCTTGGCGCGGCGAACATCTAGAACCATCGCGGTTGTTCTTCCGGAATTTGCGTTTCAGAGAAACAAACCTTTTTATTATCAAGCGCTTCAAGGGATTCATTCACAAACACAAGCGGCCGGTTACAAGATGCTGGTGGAGGCTGCCAATAAAGTGTTTTTGGCTCGACGATATTATCTCCGCATGCTTCGCGAGCAAAGCGCCGATGGACTTTTATATTTGGCTGCCACCATCAATGACAAATTCTTAAGTGATCTCGAAACCGAACCCTATCCCTTTGTATTGGTGGGGGCGTCTGCGGATGGTGTTGATCTTCCTTGCTGTAAATCGATGGATTTAGACGGTGCCAAAATGGCCGTTCAACATTTGATTAAGTTGGGACATAAATCGATAGGGCATATCACTGGTTCTGAAGATATTTCACATGGCCGGGACCGGAGGAACGGTTATTTTCAACAGATGAAAGATTCAGGTTTTCAAGTTAAACCAGAATGGGTTGTTCAGGGAAATTTCGACTTGGCAATGGCCGAAAAGGGAGCCCTTGAGTTGGTCAAAGCGGGTGTCACCGCCATTTTCGCCGCCAATGATGTGATGGCCACCGCCGCGCTCAGAGCGCTTCGCACTGTGGGCAAACGCGTGCCTGAAGACATTGCTGTGGTGGGGATGGATGATTTGGAGTTTTCTGATTGGAGCAATCCAAGATTGACAACCGTTCGCTATGACATACGCCTGATGGCCGAATTGGCCACAAAATATGTGATTCGTCGCGCGCAATCACCGATGGTTTCTTCTCAATTGTTAAACGACATGCCCGCTCCAGAGCTGATTATCCGAGAGTCCTGCGGGGCCCAAAAATAA
- the gmk gene encoding Guanylate kinase produces MKPNGIPVVISAPSGAGKSTIAAQLVKQCPLATVSTSCTTRSPRPGEKDGIDYFFISIDEFKQKIEKGEFLEWAEVHGHRYGTPISSLEKNLESGKDVVLTIDPQGALSIKKIYPNGVFIFVVPPTWETLVNRLTKRATDDKATLEIRVANARKELTYLSHYDYLVVNDHLETAVRTVVSIVEAEHHKLSRIDKKSIPIFNHG; encoded by the coding sequence ATGAAACCAAACGGGATACCCGTTGTCATTTCAGCTCCTTCAGGAGCTGGCAAATCCACCATTGCCGCTCAGCTTGTCAAACAATGTCCCTTGGCCACGGTTTCCACTTCCTGCACCACCCGTTCCCCGCGCCCTGGTGAAAAAGACGGAATTGACTATTTCTTTATATCCATTGATGAGTTCAAACAAAAAATTGAAAAGGGGGAATTCCTTGAATGGGCGGAAGTTCATGGTCACAGGTACGGAACTCCCATTTCCTCTTTGGAAAAAAACTTGGAATCGGGAAAGGATGTCGTCCTTACCATTGATCCCCAAGGAGCCTTGTCGATCAAAAAGATTTATCCCAATGGGGTTTTCATTTTTGTGGTTCCGCCCACATGGGAGACATTGGTCAACCGTTTGACCAAACGCGCCACCGATGACAAAGCCACGCTTGAAATTCGTGTGGCCAATGCCCGAAAAGAATTAACCTATTTATCTCACTATGATTACTTGGTGGTGAATGACCATTTGGAGACAGCAGTTAGAACGGTTGTTTCCATCGTTGAAGCGGAACATCACAAACTGAGTCGGATTGACAAAAAATCTATTCCCATATTCAACCATGGTTAG
- the apbC_2 gene encoding Iron-sulfur cluster carrier protein, translating to MPSEIEVLNALRQIQDPDLHRDIVTLGFVKNVIISGGQVSFEINLTTPACPVKDQLQSQAKEAVQSLPGVTQVNVKMTAEVRRSLGEDKSAIQGVKNFIAVASGKGGVGKSTVAVNLAVAMAKTGAKVGLLDADIYGPTIPLMMGREHGIEVGPDNEVNPAFAHGVKYMSMGFMAAGDKPLIWRGPMAHHALQQALFHTRWGELDYLFVDLPPGTGDVHLTLVQSTKLTGAVLVSTPQDVGLTISLKTYRMFETTKVRMLGLVENMSYHICSHCGEREEIFGNGGAEAAAERLHIPFLGRVPLDQLIREQADLGKPVVASHPDSSVSQAYMEMAKKLAAQVSIASFEQPVLSIVED from the coding sequence ATGCCTTCAGAAATTGAGGTTTTAAACGCCCTTCGCCAAATCCAAGACCCCGATTTACACCGAGACATTGTTACCTTGGGTTTTGTGAAAAATGTGATTATCAGTGGCGGGCAGGTCTCTTTCGAAATTAACCTCACCACTCCCGCTTGCCCCGTCAAAGATCAACTTCAATCGCAGGCGAAAGAAGCCGTTCAATCCCTTCCGGGCGTTACCCAAGTCAATGTCAAAATGACAGCTGAAGTGAGACGAAGTTTGGGAGAGGACAAGTCGGCCATTCAAGGTGTCAAAAATTTTATCGCGGTGGCCAGTGGAAAAGGCGGGGTGGGAAAGTCCACTGTGGCGGTTAATTTGGCGGTGGCCATGGCCAAAACTGGCGCCAAGGTAGGACTTTTGGACGCCGATATATACGGGCCCACCATTCCGTTGATGATGGGGCGAGAACATGGAATTGAAGTGGGGCCTGATAACGAAGTGAATCCCGCTTTTGCCCATGGGGTGAAGTATATGTCCATGGGATTTATGGCAGCGGGAGACAAACCGCTCATCTGGCGCGGTCCCATGGCCCATCATGCGCTCCAGCAGGCCCTTTTCCACACCCGATGGGGTGAATTGGACTATTTGTTTGTTGATTTACCGCCTGGAACCGGTGATGTGCATTTGACGCTGGTCCAGTCCACCAAACTTACCGGCGCGGTCCTTGTCTCCACACCCCAAGATGTGGGGCTGACCATCTCATTAAAAACTTATCGCATGTTTGAAACCACCAAAGTCCGCATGTTGGGGTTGGTTGAAAATATGAGCTATCACATTTGTTCACATTGCGGTGAACGCGAAGAAATTTTTGGCAATGGAGGAGCTGAAGCTGCAGCAGAGCGGCTTCACATTCCCTTTTTGGGGCGTGTTCCCTTGGACCAATTGATTCGAGAACAGGCCGATCTGGGAAAACCAGTGGTGGCTTCTCATCCAGATTCTTCCGTGAGTCAGGCCTATATGGAAATGGCCAAAAAATTGGCGGCGCAGGTGAGCATCGCGAGTTTTGAACAACCCGTTCTCAGTATCGTTGAGGATTGA